In a genomic window of Rhodovulum sp. P5:
- a CDS encoding nickel-dependent hydrogenase large subunit: MSGTRLVVGPFNRVEGDLEVSLDIDDGAVQSARVNAPLYRGFETMLMGRPPSDALTLTPRICGICSISQSSAAVHALAAAGGHRPAPQGAAMAALIHAVENAADHLAHFNLFFMPDFTRPCYADRPWYDRTVERFKALEGAAPKQGIEARTALMHILGLLAGKWPHTLAIQPGGVTRAPGPRDKVRIMASLTAFRRFLEGVVFGGSLEEFAAIETPDALMAWDTGDVGLFLRIAADLDLDALGRGSGRYLSFGAYPMSSGHGFDPGLWAEGRLDPLDLSGLVEDLSHAWMLGETSHPATGQTLPDEEMRAEAYTWCKAPRLNGQTYEVGAIARQVVDGHPLARALAGGGVLARVAGRLLELARTQGLMEDLARGIEPGAAFMDPAPDVQSGTGAGLVEAARGALGHWVRVQDGRIACYQIIAPTTWNFSPRDARDVPGPLETALVGTPVAEGETTPVAVQHIVRSFDPCMVCTVH, translated from the coding sequence ATGAGCGGGACGAGACTGGTTGTCGGGCCGTTCAACCGGGTCGAGGGCGATCTGGAGGTTTCTCTGGATATCGACGACGGCGCGGTGCAAAGCGCCCGCGTCAACGCCCCCCTCTATCGCGGGTTCGAGACGATGCTGATGGGCCGGCCCCCGTCGGACGCACTGACCCTGACCCCGCGCATCTGCGGTATCTGTTCGATCAGCCAGTCTTCGGCGGCGGTGCACGCCCTGGCGGCGGCGGGCGGTCACCGGCCCGCACCGCAGGGGGCCGCGATGGCGGCGCTGATCCACGCGGTCGAGAATGCCGCGGATCACCTGGCGCATTTCAACCTGTTCTTCATGCCGGATTTCACCCGCCCCTGCTATGCGGACCGACCGTGGTATGACCGTACCGTCGAGCGGTTCAAGGCACTGGAAGGCGCCGCCCCGAAACAGGGCATCGAGGCCCGGACGGCGCTGATGCATATCCTTGGCCTGCTGGCGGGCAAGTGGCCCCACACGCTGGCGATCCAGCCGGGCGGCGTGACCCGCGCGCCGGGACCGCGCGACAAGGTGCGGATCATGGCCAGCCTGACAGCGTTCCGCCGGTTTCTGGAAGGCGTCGTCTTCGGCGGGTCGCTGGAAGAGTTCGCGGCGATAGAGACCCCCGATGCCCTGATGGCGTGGGACACGGGCGATGTCGGGTTGTTCCTGCGGATCGCGGCCGATCTGGATCTTGACGCGCTGGGCCGCGGCTCTGGCCGCTATCTGTCCTTCGGGGCCTACCCAATGTCCAGCGGTCACGGCTTTGACCCGGGGCTGTGGGCAGAGGGACGGCTTGACCCTCTCGACCTTTCCGGGTTGGTGGAGGATCTGTCCCACGCCTGGATGCTGGGAGAGACCAGCCATCCGGCAACGGGCCAGACCCTGCCCGACGAAGAGATGCGCGCCGAGGCGTATACCTGGTGCAAGGCCCCCCGGCTGAATGGGCAGACCTATGAGGTCGGCGCAATCGCCCGGCAGGTGGTCGATGGTCATCCCCTTGCACGGGCACTGGCCGGGGGCGGGGTGCTGGCCCGGGTCGCAGGTCGCCTTCTGGAACTGGCCCGCACCCAGGGTTTGATGGAGGATCTTGCCCGAGGTATCGAACCCGGGGCCGCCTTCATGGACCCGGCGCCGGATGTGCAGAGCGGTACGGGGGCCGGGCTGGTAGAGGCCGCGCGCGGCGCGCTGGGCCACTGGGTGCGGGTGCAGGACGGCCGCATCGCGTGCTATCAGATCATCGCGCCGACAACGTGGAACTTCTCGCCCCGCGATGCCAGAGACGTGCCCGGCCCGTTGGAGACGGCCCTGGTGGGCACGCCGGTCGCCGAGGGGGAAACCACGCCCGTCGCCGTTCAGCATATCGTGCGCAGCTTCGACCCTTGCATGGTCTGCACCGTCCATTGA
- a CDS encoding FAD-binding oxidoreductase, with protein sequence MADFDIAIAGAGIVGTSAALWARMRGHKVLLADPNPPGSGASSGNACTLATYACQPLNDPSVIRDLPRLMFDRDSPLAVSYLHALRHPLWMMSFLANCTTRPSRRIAGHLAGLLAHADAGLDPLIAAAGAEDLLVSRGQLSVWSTRDGAKEVDAARDLRRRFGIPCEDLTGEEARSLEPGLAVPVARALFHPAARHIRDPEALVRRMHARFAELGGSTRKARVSAVRADRDGVDVTLGSETVRAGHVVIAAGAFSGRIAGAGTAGLPLGTERGYHLMFEGDGHRLTRPVGWGEGGFYAVPMARGLRLAGTVEIAGLDAPENPGRLAYLARRGAELFGDLPEPDDHWLGFRPTMPDSLPVIGYGATSRRVIHAFGHQHLGLTLGGITGRIVADLVEGRPPGIDLDAFRPDRRYVPF encoded by the coding sequence ATGGCCGATTTCGACATTGCCATCGCCGGTGCCGGCATCGTGGGCACCAGTGCGGCGCTTTGGGCGCGGATGCGCGGGCACAAGGTTCTGCTGGCCGATCCCAACCCGCCGGGGTCGGGGGCAAGCTCCGGCAATGCCTGTACGCTTGCGACCTATGCGTGCCAGCCGCTCAACGATCCATCGGTGATCCGCGACCTTCCGCGCCTGATGTTTGATCGCGACAGCCCGCTTGCCGTCTCTTATCTCCATGCCCTTCGCCATCCGCTGTGGATGATGTCCTTCCTGGCCAACTGCACGACGCGGCCGTCGCGCCGGATTGCCGGGCATCTGGCCGGGCTTCTCGCCCATGCGGATGCGGGGCTGGACCCGTTGATTGCCGCGGCCGGCGCCGAGGATCTGCTCGTTTCCCGTGGGCAGTTGTCGGTCTGGTCGACCCGCGATGGCGCGAAGGAGGTGGACGCGGCACGCGATCTTCGCCGGCGGTTCGGTATCCCTTGCGAAGACCTCACCGGTGAAGAGGCAAGGTCGCTGGAACCGGGGCTTGCCGTTCCGGTCGCGCGGGCCTTGTTCCATCCAGCCGCCCGCCACATCCGCGACCCCGAGGCGCTTGTCCGGCGGATGCATGCACGCTTTGCCGAACTGGGCGGTTCGACACGCAAGGCCCGGGTATCGGCGGTCCGCGCCGATCGGGACGGCGTCGATGTGACCCTTGGGTCGGAAACCGTGCGCGCCGGACATGTCGTCATCGCCGCGGGCGCGTTTTCAGGGCGCATCGCCGGGGCGGGCACCGCTGGCCTGCCGCTCGGCACGGAACGCGGCTATCACCTGATGTTCGAGGGCGACGGTCACAGGCTGACCCGCCCCGTGGGCTGGGGCGAGGGCGGGTTCTACGCGGTGCCGATGGCGCGCGGTCTGCGGCTGGCGGGAACGGTCGAAATCGCCGGTCTTGATGCACCGGAGAACCCCGGCCGCCTTGCCTATCTCGCCCGCCGTGGGGCCGAGTTGTTCGGCGACCTGCCAGAGCCCGACGACCACTGGCTGGGCTTTCGGCCGACGATGCCGGATTCCCTGCCGGTGATCGGCTATGGTGCCACGTCGCGGCGGGTCATCCACGCCTTTGGCCATCAGCATCTGGGCCTGACGCTTGGCGGGATCACCGGCCGGATCGTTGCGGACCTTGTGGAAGGGCGGCCGCCGGGGATCGACCTTGATGCCTTTCGCCCGGACCGGCGCTATGTCCCGTTCTGA
- a CDS encoding ATP-binding protein, which produces MAKELTLNTKASTGDLSDTVWADVLAAVDRTYADLVLYQERLEKKNAELETMRSFLGSILSSVSDVLIVVSRSGLVEEVSASFPAAVGKPRAAFAGCLVETLFKPSDREMLSAAMARAAMNRMPETIEVSLETSGNDTPLELSISARLDDRGRVTGHVLTGRPLGELRKAYAELEDSHNELKAAQALLVRNEKLASLGRLLAGVAHELNNPISFVYANTHALERYASKFETYFERVQAGASREELIRLREELRLDREVGNLREAVAGARDGAERVRDIVEDLRRLSADGTGEMTPFDLVETAKVAASWVVRGAKHDVEIAFSGEDCIPVSGRPGHVQQVVMNLVQNALDAVAGQPAGRIEVGARVEGARAILSVSDNGPGVPPDLRQSIFDPFFTTKAVGKGTGLGLAISHKIAEEHGGALRLCRCDDGACFCVDLPFAGACP; this is translated from the coding sequence ATGGCCAAGGAACTCACCTTGAATACCAAGGCATCGACCGGCGACTTGTCGGATACGGTCTGGGCCGATGTCCTTGCCGCCGTCGACCGGACCTATGCCGATCTGGTCCTCTATCAGGAACGTCTTGAAAAGAAGAATGCCGAGTTGGAGACGATGCGCTCGTTTCTCGGCTCGATCCTGTCGTCGGTGTCCGATGTGCTGATCGTGGTGTCGCGAAGCGGCCTGGTCGAGGAGGTCTCTGCCTCTTTCCCCGCCGCAGTCGGCAAGCCGCGCGCGGCCTTTGCGGGATGCCTGGTCGAGACGCTGTTCAAGCCATCGGATCGGGAGATGCTGTCGGCGGCCATGGCGCGCGCCGCGATGAACCGCATGCCCGAAACGATCGAGGTCAGCCTGGAGACGTCGGGCAATGACACGCCGCTGGAATTGTCGATCAGTGCACGTCTGGACGACCGGGGACGGGTCACCGGCCATGTCCTGACCGGCCGGCCGTTGGGGGAGTTGCGCAAGGCCTATGCGGAACTGGAAGACAGCCATAACGAGTTGAAGGCGGCGCAGGCGCTTCTGGTGCGCAACGAAAAACTCGCATCCCTCGGCCGGCTTCTGGCCGGTGTGGCGCATGAGCTGAACAACCCGATCAGCTTTGTCTACGCCAACACCCATGCGCTGGAGCGCTATGCCTCCAAGTTCGAGACCTATTTCGAACGGGTACAGGCCGGGGCCTCGCGGGAGGAGTTGATCCGTCTGCGCGAAGAACTCCGCCTCGACCGGGAGGTCGGCAATCTGAGGGAGGCCGTGGCAGGCGCGCGGGACGGGGCGGAACGGGTGCGCGATATCGTTGAAGACCTGCGGCGGCTGTCGGCGGACGGCACCGGAGAGATGACCCCCTTCGATCTGGTAGAGACGGCGAAAGTGGCCGCAAGCTGGGTGGTGCGCGGGGCCAAGCATGATGTCGAGATCGCCTTTTCCGGCGAAGACTGTATCCCCGTCAGCGGTCGACCCGGCCATGTGCAGCAGGTGGTGATGAACCTTGTCCAGAATGCCCTTGATGCGGTGGCCGGGCAGCCGGCCGGCCGGATCGAGGTCGGCGCGCGGGTCGAGGGCGCACGCGCGATCCTGTCGGTCTCGGACAACGGCCCCGGTGTCCCGCCGGATCTGCGCCAGTCGATCTTCGATCCGTTCTTCACCACCAAGGCCGTCGGCAAGGGCACCGGTCTGGGCCTTGCCATCAGCCACAAGATCGCCGAGGAGCATGGCGGCGCCTTGCGGCTTTGCCGCTGCGATGACGGCGCGTGTTTCTGTGTCGACCTGCCATTTGCCGGAGCCTGCCCATGA
- the hypF gene encoding carbamoyltransferase HypF codes for MTDGRAIRVRGQVQGVGFRPFVWQLAQRFGVRGEVLNDPEGVLIRAAGGDLAGFQAALSDEAPPLARVDRVEVAPFRFADVPQGFVIAPSAGMGAETRVTPDAATCAACIDEVQGTGRRHGYAFTNCTHCGPRFTILRGLPYDRAQTTMAPFAMCPACAAEYGDPADRRFHAQPIACPDCGPRLWLEREGQTVPGDPIAETARLLAEGRIVAVKGLGGFHLACDATDPAAIANLRHRKRRPAKPFALMAPLTLIRCHAALGLAEEELLQDPAAPVVLLPKAGTPLPEALAPGQGTLGWMLPYTPLHHLVLEAVGRPLVMTSGNLSGEPQVIGNDEARDKLGAFADAFLFHDRDIARRLDDSVERAAPRMVLRRARGRVPGTLPLPPGFDDAPQVLALGGQMKSAICLIKNGQALLSHHLGELDEALTWEEFLKAIDDFADLFDHRPVRVACDAHPGYRATQHAHGMGLPVEEIQHHHAHLASCLAENGWPRDGGPVAGIVLDGTGYGSDGTVWGGELLLGDYDGVTRIAHLTPAPLVGGDAAAREPWRNLLVRLDAAGLSDLADRLFPGLPRQAVRSAARAGLNAPACSSAGRLFDAVAAALGLCPARQSYEGEAAMRLEALATDPADRPYPFDHTGDQIDPAPMFHALATDLAAGTEAAVISARFHAGLAAAFATHARDLVATGQAAAVVLSGGCFQNARLLTDCLTALEAVPVLTHRETPANDGGLALGQAVIAAARHISRTEAS; via the coding sequence TTGACGGACGGGCGCGCGATCCGTGTGCGCGGACAGGTGCAGGGCGTGGGCTTTCGTCCCTTCGTCTGGCAACTTGCGCAACGGTTCGGTGTGCGGGGGGAGGTTCTGAACGATCCGGAGGGCGTGCTGATCCGCGCCGCCGGGGGCGATCTGGCCGGGTTTCAGGCCGCCCTGTCCGATGAGGCCCCGCCGCTGGCGCGGGTCGACCGTGTCGAGGTTGCGCCGTTCCGGTTCGCGGATGTCCCGCAGGGCTTCGTCATCGCCCCCAGCGCCGGTATGGGCGCCGAAACCCGGGTCACCCCCGACGCGGCGACCTGCGCGGCCTGTATTGACGAGGTGCAAGGGACGGGGCGCCGCCACGGCTATGCCTTCACCAACTGCACCCATTGCGGGCCACGCTTTACCATCTTGCGGGGCCTGCCCTATGACCGGGCGCAGACCACGATGGCCCCGTTCGCTATGTGCCCGGCCTGCGCGGCGGAATATGGCGATCCCGCCGACCGCCGCTTTCATGCCCAGCCCATCGCTTGCCCGGACTGCGGCCCCCGTCTTTGGCTGGAACGGGAGGGCCAGACGGTTCCGGGGGATCCCATCGCTGAAACCGCGCGCCTGCTGGCAGAGGGCAGGATCGTCGCGGTCAAGGGGCTGGGCGGGTTCCATCTGGCCTGTGATGCCACCGACCCGGCGGCCATCGCAAACTTGCGGCATCGCAAGCGGCGCCCGGCCAAGCCCTTCGCCCTGATGGCGCCCTTGACCCTGATCCGCTGCCATGCCGCCCTTGGTTTGGCAGAGGAAGAGCTGCTGCAAGACCCTGCCGCGCCTGTCGTATTGTTGCCCAAGGCGGGCACGCCGTTGCCCGAGGCGCTGGCCCCCGGTCAGGGAACACTGGGTTGGATGCTGCCCTATACGCCGCTTCACCACCTGGTGCTGGAGGCGGTGGGGCGCCCGCTGGTCATGACCTCGGGCAACCTGTCGGGCGAACCCCAGGTGATCGGCAATGACGAGGCGCGGGACAAGCTTGGGGCGTTCGCCGATGCCTTCCTGTTCCACGACCGCGATATCGCCCGTCGGCTGGATGACAGCGTGGAGCGCGCGGCCCCCCGCATGGTTCTGCGTCGCGCCCGCGGCCGGGTGCCGGGCACGCTGCCGCTGCCGCCGGGCTTTGACGATGCGCCGCAGGTTCTGGCGCTGGGCGGGCAGATGAAATCGGCGATCTGCCTGATCAAGAACGGGCAGGCGCTGCTATCGCACCACTTGGGCGAACTTGACGAGGCCCTGACATGGGAGGAGTTCCTGAAGGCCATCGACGACTTTGCCGACCTGTTCGATCATCGCCCCGTGCGTGTCGCCTGCGACGCCCATCCCGGCTATCGCGCCACGCAGCATGCGCACGGGATGGGTCTGCCAGTCGAGGAGATCCAGCATCACCATGCCCATCTGGCCAGTTGCCTGGCCGAAAACGGATGGCCGCGCGACGGTGGGCCGGTCGCGGGGATCGTGCTGGATGGCACCGGATATGGTTCGGATGGCACGGTGTGGGGTGGGGAGCTGCTGTTGGGCGACTATGATGGCGTCACCCGCATTGCCCATCTGACCCCGGCGCCACTGGTCGGCGGCGACGCCGCCGCGCGGGAGCCGTGGCGCAACCTGCTGGTCCGGCTGGATGCCGCGGGGCTGTCCGATCTGGCCGACCGGCTGTTCCCCGGTCTGCCCCGGCAGGCGGTGCGCAGTGCCGCGCGGGCTGGGCTGAACGCACCGGCATGCAGTTCCGCCGGGCGGCTCTTCGACGCGGTTGCCGCGGCCTTGGGCCTGTGCCCCGCGCGCCAAAGCTATGAGGGGGAGGCCGCCATGCGGTTGGAGGCGTTGGCGACCGACCCGGCGGATCGCCCCTATCCGTTCGACCATACGGGTGACCAGATCGACCCCGCACCGATGTTCCACGCATTGGCCACGGACCTTGCCGCGGGGACCGAAGCGGCCGTGATCTCGGCCCGGTTTCACGCGGGTCTGGCCGCGGCCTTCGCCACCCATGCGCGCGATCTGGTCGCGACCGGTCAGGCCGCGGCCGTGGTGCTGTCGGGCGGCTGTTTTCAGAATGCCCGCCTGTTGACCGACTGCCTGACCGCGCTGGAGGCTGTGCCGGTCCTGACCCACCGGGAAACCCCTGCGAATGATGGCGGCCTTGCGCTGGGCCAGGCCGTGATCGCCGCGGCGCGTCATATTTCCCGAACGGAAGCAAGCTGA
- a CDS encoding HupU protein, translated as MNVLWLQTSGCGGCTMSVLCADAPNFFDLLDNAGVRILWHPALSVESGEEVIALLERIVRGDVPLDVLCVEGAIARGPRGTGRYQMLSGTGRSMFDWALELAPLAQHVVAVGSCAAFGGVSSAGGNPSDAAGLQYEGSHAGGILPPEFRGRAGLPVVNVAGCPTHPDWVTETLMLLASDALGPTDLDALARPRFYAEHLVHHGCPKNEFYEYKASATRLCEIGCMMEHLGCVGTQAVGDCNIRPWNGSGSCTRAGYPCISCTAPEFEEPKHAFTETPKVAGIPVGLPSDMPKAWFMALASLSKAATPERLSKNAVADRVEILPSPRKPRG; from the coding sequence ATGAATGTTCTTTGGCTTCAGACCTCGGGCTGCGGCGGTTGCACGATGTCGGTGCTTTGTGCGGATGCGCCCAACTTTTTCGACCTTCTGGACAATGCCGGTGTGCGCATCCTCTGGCATCCGGCCCTGTCGGTTGAAAGTGGCGAAGAGGTGATCGCATTGCTGGAGCGGATCGTGCGGGGCGATGTTCCGCTTGATGTGCTGTGCGTTGAGGGTGCGATTGCCCGGGGGCCGCGCGGTACCGGCCGGTACCAGATGCTGTCGGGCACCGGGCGGTCGATGTTCGACTGGGCCTTGGAACTGGCCCCCCTGGCCCAGCATGTGGTTGCCGTGGGCAGTTGTGCAGCGTTCGGCGGCGTGTCCTCGGCCGGGGGCAACCCCTCCGATGCCGCCGGGCTGCAATATGAGGGCAGTCATGCCGGGGGCATCCTGCCCCCCGAATTTCGCGGGCGCGCAGGGCTGCCGGTGGTCAATGTCGCGGGCTGCCCGACCCATCCGGACTGGGTCACCGAGACGCTGATGCTGCTGGCCTCTGACGCGCTTGGGCCAACGGATCTGGACGCTCTGGCCCGGCCGCGCTTTTATGCCGAACACCTCGTCCATCACGGCTGCCCCAAGAATGAGTTCTACGAATACAAGGCCAGCGCCACCCGCCTGTGCGAGATCGGCTGCATGATGGAACATCTGGGTTGCGTCGGCACGCAGGCGGTAGGCGATTGCAATATCCGGCCCTGGAACGGGTCGGGCAGTTGCACCCGGGCGGGATATCCCTGCATCTCCTGCACCGCGCCGGAGTTTGAGGAACCCAAGCACGCCTTTACCGAAACGCCGAAGGTCGCCGGCATCCCGGTCGGTCTGCCCTCCGACATGCCCAAGGCATGGTTCATGGCGCTGGCCTCCCTGTCCAAGGCCGCAACCCCCGAACGGTTATCGAAGAACGCCGTCGCCGACCGGGTCGAGATCCTGCCAAGCCCAAGGAAACCAAGGGGATGA
- a CDS encoding hydrogenase small subunit — MSEIETFYEVMRRQGITRRSFMKYCSLTAAALGLGPSFVPKIAHAMETKPRTPVIWVHGLECTCCSESFIRSAHPLAKDVVLSMISLDYDDTLMAAAGHAAEAALEDTIEKYKGNYILAVEGNPPLNEDGMFCIIGGKPFVEQLRHAAKDAKAIISWGACASYGCVQAAAPNPTAATPVHKVITDKPIIKVPGCPPIAEVMTGVITYMLTFDRLPDLDRQGRPKMFYSQRIHDKCYRRPHFDAGQFVENWDDDYARKGYCLYKMGCKGPTTYNACSTVRWNEGVSFPIQSGHGCIGCSEDGFWDQGSFYDRLTTVKQFGVEATADQVGFAAAGAVGAGIAAHIAASALKSAQRKRQEKEEV; from the coding sequence TTGTCCGAAATCGAAACCTTCTATGAAGTCATGCGCCGTCAGGGGATCACCCGGCGCAGCTTCATGAAATACTGCTCGCTCACAGCGGCGGCGCTGGGCCTTGGTCCCAGCTTCGTGCCGAAGATCGCCCATGCGATGGAAACCAAGCCGCGCACGCCGGTGATCTGGGTGCACGGGCTGGAATGCACCTGCTGTTCGGAAAGCTTCATCCGCTCCGCCCATCCGCTGGCCAAGGATGTCGTGCTGTCGATGATCAGCCTTGACTACGACGACACGCTGATGGCCGCCGCCGGCCATGCGGCCGAGGCCGCGCTGGAAGACACGATCGAGAAATACAAGGGCAACTATATCCTCGCGGTCGAGGGCAACCCGCCGCTGAACGAAGACGGCATGTTCTGCATCATCGGCGGCAAGCCCTTTGTCGAACAGCTGCGCCATGCCGCGAAAGACGCCAAGGCGATCATCAGCTGGGGGGCGTGTGCCTCTTACGGCTGCGTGCAGGCCGCGGCCCCGAACCCCACGGCGGCCACGCCGGTTCACAAGGTCATCACCGACAAGCCGATCATCAAGGTTCCCGGCTGCCCGCCGATTGCCGAGGTGATGACCGGCGTCATCACCTACATGCTGACCTTCGACCGGCTGCCCGATCTTGACCGGCAGGGCCGGCCGAAGATGTTCTATTCCCAGCGGATCCACGACAAGTGCTATCGCCGCCCGCATTTCGACGCGGGCCAGTTCGTCGAGAACTGGGACGACGACTATGCGCGCAAGGGCTATTGCCTGTACAAGATGGGCTGCAAGGGGCCGACCACCTACAACGCCTGTTCCACCGTGCGCTGGAACGAGGGCGTCAGCTTCCCGATCCAGTCGGGCCATGGCTGCATCGGCTGTTCCGAGGACGGGTTCTGGGATCAGGGATCGTTCTATGACCGCCTGACCACGGTCAAGCAGTTCGGCGTGGAAGCCACCGCCGACCAGGTCGGCTTTGCCGCTGCCGGTGCGGTGGGCGCGGGGATCGCCGCCCATATCGCCGCCAGTGCCCTGAAAAGCGCCCAGCGCAAGCGCCAAGAGAAAGAGGAGGTCTGA
- a CDS encoding nickel-dependent hydrogenase large subunit: protein MTVTPNGFDLDNSGKRIVVDPVTRIEGHMRCEVNVDEEGIIRNAVSTGTMWRGLEVILKGRDPRDAWAFTERICGVCTGTHALTSVRAVEDALGITIPENANSIRNIMQLNLQIHDHIVHFYHLHALDWVNPVNALKADPKATSELQQAVSPSHPLSSPGYFRDVQNRLKKFVESGQLGLFKNGYWDNPAYLLPPEADLMATTHYLEALDLQKEVVKIHTIFGGKNPHPNWLVGGVPCPINLNGTGAVGAINMERLNMVSSIIDQCITFVNNVYIPDVKAIGGFYKNWLYGGGLSSQACLAYGDIPEHPNDFSAEQLHLPRGAIINGNLNEVLDVDPRDPEQVQEFVDHSWYTYGEPGKGLHPWDGVTEPNYELGPNAKGTKTAIEELDEAAKYSWIKAPRWKGHAMEVGPLARYIIGYAKGHEDIKGQVEGFLGDMDLPVDALFSTLGRTAARALEAEYCTRLQKHFFDKLITTCKNGDESTAHVDKWEPKKWPKEAKGVGMTEAPRGALGHWIKIKDTRIENYQCVVPTTWNGSPRDTAGNIGAFEASLMNTKMERPEEPVEILRTLHSFDPCLACSTHVMSPDGDELTTVKVR from the coding sequence ATGACCGTAACTCCGAACGGTTTCGACCTCGACAATTCCGGCAAGCGCATCGTCGTCGACCCGGTGACCCGGATCGAGGGGCACATGCGCTGCGAGGTCAACGTGGATGAGGAAGGCATCATCCGTAACGCGGTCAGCACCGGCACGATGTGGCGCGGTCTGGAAGTGATCCTGAAGGGCCGCGACCCGCGCGATGCCTGGGCGTTCACCGAAAGAATCTGCGGCGTCTGCACCGGCACCCATGCCCTGACATCCGTCCGCGCGGTCGAGGATGCGCTGGGGATCACCATCCCCGAAAACGCGAACTCGATCCGCAACATCATGCAGTTGAACCTGCAGATCCACGACCACATCGTGCATTTCTACCACCTGCACGCACTCGACTGGGTGAACCCGGTCAACGCGCTGAAGGCCGATCCGAAGGCGACGAGCGAGTTGCAACAGGCCGTCAGCCCGAGCCACCCGCTGTCGAGCCCCGGCTATTTCCGTGACGTGCAGAACCGGCTGAAGAAGTTCGTGGAATCCGGGCAACTGGGTCTGTTCAAGAACGGTTATTGGGACAACCCGGCCTATCTGCTGCCGCCCGAGGCCGATCTGATGGCCACGACCCATTATCTGGAGGCGCTGGACCTGCAGAAAGAGGTCGTGAAGATCCACACGATCTTCGGCGGCAAGAACCCGCATCCGAACTGGCTGGTCGGCGGCGTGCCCTGCCCGATCAACCTGAACGGCACGGGCGCTGTCGGCGCGATCAACATGGAGCGGCTGAACATGGTCAGCTCCATCATCGATCAGTGCATCACCTTCGTGAACAACGTCTACATCCCGGATGTGAAGGCCATCGGCGGGTTCTACAAGAACTGGCTGTATGGTGGCGGGCTGTCATCCCAAGCCTGTTTGGCCTATGGCGACATTCCCGAACATCCCAACGATTTCTCGGCCGAGCAGTTGCACCTGCCCCGCGGCGCGATCATCAACGGCAACCTCAACGAGGTTCTGGATGTCGATCCGCGCGATCCCGAACAGGTGCAGGAATTCGTGGACCATTCGTGGTACACCTATGGCGAGCCGGGCAAGGGCCTGCATCCGTGGGACGGCGTGACCGAGCCGAACTACGAACTTGGGCCCAACGCCAAGGGCACCAAGACCGCCATCGAGGAGCTGGACGAGGCCGCGAAATATTCGTGGATCAAGGCGCCGCGCTGGAAAGGTCACGCGATGGAGGTCGGGCCGCTCGCCCGCTACATCATCGGCTATGCCAAGGGGCACGAAGACATCAAGGGCCAGGTCGAGGGCTTCCTTGGTGATATGGACCTGCCGGTCGATGCGTTGTTCTCCACCCTTGGGCGCACCGCCGCCCGCGCTTTGGAGGCGGAATACTGCACCCGCCTGCAAAAGCACTTCTTCGACAAGCTCATCACCACCTGCAAGAACGGCGATGAATCCACCGCCCATGTCGACAAGTGGGAGCCGAAGAAGTGGCCGAAAGAGGCCAAGGGCGTCGGCATGACCGAGGCGCCGCGCGGCGCGCTGGGCCACTGGATCAAGATCAAGGACACCCGCATCGAGAATTATCAATGCGTCGTGCCGACCACCTGGAACGGGTCTCCACGCGACACGGCGGGCAATATCGGTGCGTTTGAGGCGAGCCTCATGAACACCAAGATGGAACGGCCCGAGGAGCCGGTCGAAATCCTGCGCACGCTGCACAGCTTCGACCCGTGCCTTGCCTGTTCCACCCACGTGATGTCGCCCGATGGCGACGAGTTGACCACGGTCAAGGTGCGCTGA